A portion of the Leptospira kobayashii genome contains these proteins:
- a CDS encoding TPM domain-containing protein: MSTMLFPMPIRFSLLFALFFSSVLAKEIPNLAGRVTVEPGIFSSVFQEKMESILADHERQFTNQIAILAIRSLEGENLEEYSIKVAEEWKLGEKGKDNGVLILLSLDDRKVRIEVGYGLEGTLTDIYCNRVIKNTMIPFFKDGNYEEGLEKGSFEIIRILETGEVPPEPTLWDKFRKFRGIGEEGGFFLYIFGIPFVGVIFTFAFIGAFHEDIKGVGLFFFLLIFFQWLPTMFYGFWGWAVCNFIYLIGFPFVRLTRNRFSIIKRFSDKVSRNVHYSEGGGSWSSGGSSSSSGGGFSGGGGSFGGGGSSGSW; encoded by the coding sequence ATGTCAACTATGCTATTTCCCATGCCAATTCGATTCAGCCTATTATTTGCCCTTTTCTTTTCTTCGGTTTTGGCGAAAGAGATTCCTAATTTAGCGGGAAGGGTTACGGTGGAACCGGGTATTTTTTCCTCAGTTTTTCAGGAAAAAATGGAAAGTATTCTTGCCGATCATGAAAGACAGTTTACCAATCAGATTGCAATTCTCGCCATACGTTCATTAGAGGGCGAAAATTTGGAAGAATATAGCATCAAGGTCGCCGAAGAATGGAAATTAGGTGAAAAGGGAAAAGACAACGGAGTTTTGATTCTCCTTTCTTTGGATGATAGAAAAGTCAGGATTGAAGTCGGATACGGTTTGGAAGGAACCCTAACGGATATTTATTGCAATCGTGTGATTAAAAATACTATGATTCCTTTTTTCAAGGATGGAAATTACGAAGAAGGTTTGGAGAAAGGCTCATTCGAAATCATTCGGATCTTGGAAACAGGGGAAGTTCCGCCAGAGCCTACATTATGGGATAAGTTTAGAAAATTCCGAGGTATCGGTGAGGAAGGGGGATTCTTTTTATATATCTTTGGAATTCCATTTGTGGGCGTCATCTTTACTTTTGCCTTTATCGGTGCCTTTCATGAAGACATTAAAGGTGTGGGATTGTTCTTTTTTCTTTTGATTTTTTTTCAATGGCTGCCTACCATGTTCTACGGATTTTGGGGGTGGGCGGTTTGCAACTTCATTTATCTGATTGGGTTCCCCTTTGTCCGTCTAACAAGAAATCGATTCTCGATAATCAAACGATTTTCCGACAAGGTATCCCGGAATGTCCATTACAGTGAAGGTGGCGGAAGTTGGAGTTCCGGTGGAAGTAGTAGCTCTTCGGGAGGAGGGTTCAGCGGAGGTGGAGGAAGTTTCGGTGGCGGTGGTTCCAGTGGTAGTTGGTAA
- a CDS encoding ATP-binding protein: MQTDYEKRYLALLDAITRAQSTFISSDHQDAFQQLLKDLLLLTESEFGLIGEVLFNAAGEPYLKAQSISDISWNQTEKGAIENSDKINNFEFSNLETLFEHALFTGEPILFNQTFTEKSKPIPGFSPPHSFLGLPIRHLGKITALVCIANKKGGYEESIAKFLEPLLLTIGQLIEARRSQNIRKFAEEAYKQSTERFERMAKTIPFVLYDYIMHKNGKSEFLYLSPRCFDFFEMDAPQMQNDFKLFFNMVHPHDRAKLRSGVFRIGRKSTQFDVELRMITPSGKLKWIQLSSLPSTTKSNESVIWSGYMLDITDRKNSEEAIKESEAKLTAFVQYAPAAVAMMDNQMRYIACSERWKVDYGLVDRDIIGFSHYEIFPEISDEWKEIHKRCLAGITDRRDEDPFYRLDGSIQWLKWEVRPWTTPNGSIGGMVMYTENITERKQAELELKQAKEQAEFASSAKTEFLANMSHEIRTPLNGVIGFADLMMQTPLNEVQKSYMENVSTSARSLMDVISDILDFSKIEAGKLELYEVETDLLDLITSSISILALQAKAKGIQMTIHLPKEPIFVLVDPIRLKQVLLNLFSNAIKFTSRGEIEFNLKRIEGDHPPINEFAFSIKDTGIGISRENQSRLFQAFSQGDASTTKKYGGTGLGLVISEKILNQMGASLHLESTPGLGSTFSFSLFLPFASQSKARWGIQETTQTSATTSNEDNSSTEPPLLMIVEDNSVNMQLTKVLVSRLIPDAKILEAKNGTEAVAEYKRSLPKIILMDIQMPQMDGYTATKEIREFEKERNLSATIIALTAGAVKGEKEKCLSSGMNDFLTKPIDRSALKQILSQYLS; encoded by the coding sequence ATGCAAACTGATTACGAAAAAAGATACTTAGCACTACTTGATGCCATAACCCGGGCACAGTCTACTTTTATCTCCAGTGATCACCAAGATGCATTTCAACAATTATTGAAAGATCTTTTGCTTTTGACGGAAAGTGAATTCGGTCTGATCGGAGAAGTATTGTTCAATGCTGCTGGCGAACCTTATCTCAAAGCTCAATCCATCTCCGATATTTCCTGGAATCAAACGGAAAAAGGCGCGATCGAAAACTCCGATAAAATCAATAATTTCGAATTTTCAAATTTGGAAACCCTATTCGAACACGCACTATTTACGGGAGAGCCGATTCTTTTTAATCAGACATTCACGGAAAAATCAAAACCGATCCCCGGATTTTCTCCTCCTCATTCTTTTTTAGGCCTTCCTATCCGGCATTTGGGAAAAATCACCGCTCTTGTATGTATCGCAAATAAAAAAGGCGGTTACGAAGAGTCTATAGCAAAGTTTTTAGAACCGTTGTTACTTACGATTGGACAACTAATTGAAGCTAGACGCTCTCAGAATATCAGAAAATTTGCGGAAGAAGCATATAAACAAAGTACGGAACGGTTTGAAAGAATGGCTAAGACCATACCGTTCGTTTTGTACGATTATATTATGCATAAAAACGGAAAAAGCGAGTTTTTATACCTAAGTCCCAGATGTTTCGATTTTTTCGAAATGGATGCTCCTCAAATGCAAAACGATTTCAAATTGTTTTTCAATATGGTCCATCCTCACGACAGAGCCAAACTAAGATCAGGTGTTTTTCGGATCGGTAGAAAGAGTACTCAATTCGATGTGGAACTTCGGATGATCACCCCATCAGGAAAACTCAAATGGATTCAACTGTCTTCTTTACCGAGTACCACCAAATCCAATGAATCGGTCATTTGGAGCGGATATATGTTGGATATAACCGATCGGAAGAATTCGGAAGAGGCCATAAAGGAATCGGAAGCAAAATTAACCGCATTTGTTCAATATGCACCGGCGGCAGTGGCGATGATGGACAACCAAATGCGTTATATCGCATGTTCCGAACGATGGAAAGTAGATTACGGTTTGGTGGATCGTGATATCATCGGCTTCTCCCATTATGAAATATTTCCGGAGATATCGGACGAATGGAAGGAAATACATAAACGTTGTTTGGCAGGAATTACGGATCGACGCGATGAAGACCCTTTTTATCGTTTGGACGGAAGCATTCAATGGTTGAAATGGGAAGTACGTCCTTGGACTACACCTAATGGTAGTATCGGTGGGATGGTGATGTATACCGAAAATATTACGGAACGGAAGCAGGCGGAACTTGAATTAAAACAAGCAAAGGAACAGGCGGAATTTGCAAGCAGCGCTAAAACCGAATTTTTGGCAAACATGTCTCATGAAATTAGAACTCCTTTAAACGGAGTGATCGGTTTTGCGGATCTAATGATGCAAACTCCTCTCAATGAAGTTCAAAAATCCTATATGGAGAATGTATCTACTTCCGCGCGTTCCCTTATGGATGTGATCTCAGACATTCTGGATTTTTCGAAAATCGAGGCGGGAAAACTGGAGTTGTATGAAGTGGAGACCGATCTTCTCGATTTGATTACTTCTTCCATTTCCATACTCGCCTTACAGGCGAAGGCGAAAGGAATTCAGATGACCATTCATCTTCCGAAAGAACCGATCTTTGTATTAGTCGATCCGATTCGTTTGAAACAAGTACTACTCAATTTATTCAGCAACGCCATTAAATTTACAAGCCGCGGAGAAATTGAATTTAATTTGAAACGCATTGAAGGAGATCATCCGCCTATCAATGAATTTGCATTTTCCATCAAAGATACCGGGATAGGAATTTCAAGAGAGAATCAGTCCAGATTATTCCAGGCATTCAGTCAAGGAGATGCTTCCACTACCAAAAAGTACGGAGGCACAGGGCTTGGACTTGTGATTTCGGAAAAGATCTTAAATCAAATGGGGGCTTCCCTTCATTTGGAAAGTACCCCCGGTCTGGGAAGTACTTTCAGTTTCAGTTTGTTTTTGCCTTTTGCTTCTCAATCGAAAGCCAGATGGGGAATACAAGAAACCACACAAACTTCCGCAACCACTTCTAACGAGGATAACTCATCAACGGAACCACCGTTGTTAATGATTGTGGAAGACAATTCCGTGAATATGCAGCTGACGAAAGTTCTCGTATCCAGACTTATTCCCGATGCAAAAATTCTGGAGGCAAAAAACGGAACAGAAGCGGTAGCGGAGTACAAACGTTCTTTGCCTAAAATCATCCTGATGGACATTCAGATGCCGCAAATGGACGGTTATACGGCGACGAAGGAAATCCGTGAATTTGAAAAAGAAAGGAATCTATCTGCGACCATTATTGCTCTTACTGCGGGTGCTGTAAAAGGTGAAAAGGAAAAATGTTTGAGTTCGGGTATGAACGATTTTCTAACCAAACCGATAGATAGAAGCGCTCTGAAACAGATATTGTCGCAGTACTTGTCTTAA
- a CDS encoding shikimate kinase, which translates to MNIIFIGPRGAGKSKVSRALSKRIDYPIVSTDSIIVYENGGMPIPKYIENNSWKSFRDLEYSILKKLESADGIILDSGGGILFDLDADGNEILSERKLFILKKLGRIILLERDFKELLEKVEGDKTRPDLAKNKAYSEILKKRLPVYENAANYKLNMSNLSKEEAVDRITDWLGI; encoded by the coding sequence ATGAATATTATTTTCATCGGCCCGAGAGGTGCCGGAAAATCCAAAGTTTCCCGTGCACTTTCCAAACGAATCGACTATCCGATAGTTTCAACAGATTCCATCATCGTATACGAAAACGGTGGAATGCCCATTCCCAAGTACATTGAAAACAATAGCTGGAAAAGTTTCAGAGATCTGGAATATTCCATTCTGAAAAAACTGGAAAGTGCGGATGGAATCATATTGGACTCCGGCGGGGGAATTCTTTTCGATTTGGATGCGGATGGCAATGAAATTTTAAGCGAAAGAAAACTATTCATTCTGAAAAAACTGGGAAGAATCATACTCTTAGAAAGGGATTTTAAAGAACTTTTGGAAAAGGTGGAAGGCGACAAAACAAGACCCGATCTAGCTAAAAACAAAGCCTATTCCGAAATTCTGAAAAAACGATTACCGGTTTATGAAAATGCGGCAAATTATAAATTGAATATGAGTAATCTTTCCAAAGAAGAAGCTGTGGACCGAATCACAGATTGGTTGGGGATCTAG
- a CDS encoding HDOD domain-containing protein, producing MLKEKVDEVLKDVNKLPAISSVVSKVLEKLQNPDVNINDLASEISKDPAITASVIKISNSAYYRASKPIRTVSEALMTLGTKTVKEIVLLTAAKGILSQDLNSYQLEAAQLWSASLLVAEMSSRIVQSKKLPIDKDLAFTSGLLCSVGKIVLSQFFQPVLFQLKNELKENKEPFPTLEKKYFGYTHMEVSENLLKKWNFPPELVDVVANYLNPENSKVNQLLTSVVHIASIIIIVSGIGIDIGGESVPISPLALSLTGITDADIENYFLHIPDLQAGLADLLNV from the coding sequence ATGTTAAAGGAAAAAGTAGACGAAGTACTAAAAGACGTAAACAAACTTCCTGCGATTTCATCCGTAGTATCGAAGGTTTTGGAAAAGTTGCAAAACCCTGATGTGAATATCAACGATCTTGCTTCTGAAATTTCCAAAGACCCGGCGATCACCGCTTCCGTAATTAAAATCTCAAATTCAGCATACTACAGGGCCTCCAAACCCATCCGCACAGTTTCCGAAGCACTTATGACTTTGGGAACAAAGACTGTCAAAGAAATTGTCCTGCTAACAGCGGCTAAAGGTATTCTTTCCCAGGATTTAAACAGTTATCAATTGGAAGCTGCCCAACTTTGGAGTGCTTCCCTTCTTGTTGCGGAAATGTCCAGCCGGATCGTACAAAGCAAAAAGCTACCGATCGACAAAGACTTGGCATTTACCTCCGGCCTATTGTGTAGCGTGGGTAAGATTGTACTTTCCCAATTCTTTCAACCGGTTCTATTTCAATTGAAAAATGAGCTGAAGGAAAACAAAGAACCTTTCCCTACTCTCGAGAAGAAATACTTCGGTTATACTCATATGGAAGTTTCGGAAAATCTACTGAAGAAGTGGAATTTCCCGCCGGAACTAGTCGATGTGGTTGCCAACTATCTCAATCCGGAAAATTCAAAAGTCAATCAGCTACTAACGAGCGTTGTTCATATCGCAAGTATCATCATTATAGTGTCCGGAATAGGAATCGATATCGGAGGCGAATCGGTTCCCATCTCTCCTTTGGCACTTAGTCTAACAGGGATTACAGATGCCGATATTGAAAACTATTTTTTGCATATCCCGGATCTACAGGCAGGCCTTGCCGATCTTCTGAACGTTTAA
- a CDS encoding chemotaxis protein CheD, with protein MLVKSKIINVGIADIKVGKGTDILRTTLGSCIGIVLYDPEQKIGAISHIMLAKDPTGKDSQKSPHKYGETALPELIKMMQEAGSSIGQFNCRMFGGASMFKGINSNFLQNIGEQNIAIVKKFMEEKKIPIIVEDIAGNEGRTISLYTEDGRILLKKAGMEKYLYKVR; from the coding sequence ATGTTGGTAAAATCTAAAATCATAAATGTAGGGATCGCCGATATCAAGGTCGGAAAAGGTACGGATATCCTTCGTACGACTCTCGGATCCTGTATCGGAATTGTTCTTTATGACCCGGAACAAAAAATCGGGGCCATATCCCATATCATGCTCGCCAAAGACCCTACTGGCAAAGATTCCCAAAAATCTCCCCATAAATACGGCGAAACAGCTTTACCTGAACTGATCAAGATGATGCAGGAGGCAGGCTCTTCCATAGGCCAATTCAATTGCCGGATGTTTGGCGGAGCATCTATGTTCAAAGGAATCAATTCCAATTTTTTACAAAACATAGGTGAGCAAAATATAGCAATTGTCAAAAAATTTATGGAAGAAAAGAAAATCCCAATTATAGTGGAAGACATTGCAGGAAACGAAGGTAGGACCATCAGCTTGTATACGGAAGATGGTAGAATTTTGTTAAAAAAAGCGGGTATGGAAAAGTACCTGTATAAGGTGCGATAA